One Dreissena polymorpha isolate Duluth1 chromosome 9, UMN_Dpol_1.0, whole genome shotgun sequence genomic window carries:
- the LOC127845427 gene encoding uncharacterized protein LOC127845427, giving the protein MSIHRQAFQRLHRAYPSLNLMIHVNNDRTGVQVVLPGLRYDDIDHTGQPNIVKVFDIMSHVETAAFGYDPSFLDYLAIRQQNLRIFVKALVMEIDSSFYETTTPKAPLDTRVQLHDVGNRTFTTLNEIYCGGKLRPSIRSRSVYAIVNKNTSIIEPLPDWWKNRFEGHIVSKPKKLLVEAVKKCAPIHKNTFIVPLGDTDHNERTRCASYLRYFTENTSIASRLALLKHLKSSFYEFHIKRLSMLYYGPTSWGDQLTSETWQGDNPLQIMCEISKEGVPTWFGIMELHENVFGLPELKTK; this is encoded by the exons atgtcaATACACAGACAGGCATTTCAACGCTTACATAG GGCCTACCCATCCCTGAATTTGATGATCCATGTAAACAATGACAGGACAGGTGTACAAGTCGTCTTGCCTGGTCTGCGATATGATGATATTGACCACACAG GTCAACCAAACATAGTAAAAGTGTTTGACATCATGAGTCATGTGGAGACAGCAGCGTTCGGCTACGATCCATCGTTTCTAGACTACCTCGCCATCCGACAACAAAACCTTAGAATCTTTGTCAAGGCCCTTGTTATGGAAATTGACAGCAGTTTCTACGAAACCACGACTCCAAAAGCTCCTCTGGATACCCGTGTGCAGCTGCATGACGTTGGAAATCGGACATTTACGACTCTAAACGAAATATACTGTGGCGGCAAGTTGAGACCGTCAATTCGATCGAGGAGTGTGTACGCGATCGTTAACAAAAACACCAGTATTATTGAACCATTACCCGATTGGTGGAAAAATCGTTTCGAGGGGCACATAGTGTCGAAGCCAAAGAAACTTTTAGTGGAAGCTGTTAAGAAATGCGCTCCAATACATAAGAACACGTTTATTGTTCCTTTGGGGGATACAGACCACAATGAGCGCACAAGATGTGCCTCGTATCTGCGCTACTTCACGGAAAACACCAGCATTGCCTCGCGATTGGCGCTGCTCAAGCATCTCAAGTCCTCCTTCTACGAGTTTCATATCAAGCGTCTGTCCATGCTGTATTATGGGCCAACGAGTTGGGGGGATCAGCTGACCTCTGAGACTTGGCAAGGGGACAATCCCTTGCAAATCATGTGCGAGATTAGCAAGGAGGGCGTTCCCACGTGGTTTGGAATCATGGAATTGCATGAGAATGTTTTCGGTCTTCCCGAATTGAAAACTAAGTAA